One region of Peromyscus eremicus chromosome 4, PerEre_H2_v1, whole genome shotgun sequence genomic DNA includes:
- the LOC131908290 gene encoding LOW QUALITY PROTEIN: olfactory receptor 1165-like (The sequence of the model RefSeq protein was modified relative to this genomic sequence to represent the inferred CDS: inserted 1 base in 1 codon) — protein MQHSRNQSTGILFVFLGFSEYPNXMFLIIYTITVLENIGMILVIRINAKLHTPMYFFLSHLSFIDLCYTTVIAPKLLDLLITEDRSMSLKGCIIQFYFGCTCVVAQTFMLAVMAYDRFVAICNPLLYTVAMSRRLCALLVTGTYLWSGLCATTLTYFLLALSYCKSTIINHFCCEYSAILSAACSDSSFSQLACLLVCMFNEICSLLIIIVSYVVIFVTVIKIPTKGALQKALSTCAPHLTAISFCHGIILLLYCVLKSKSSLLLVKIVTVFYSMVIPMLNPLIYSLRNKDVKETLRKLIHVKILSHS, from the exons ATGCAGCATTCAAGGAATCAGAGTACTGGAATCTTATTTGTCTTCTTGGGATTCTCAGAGTATCCAA TGATGTTTTTGATCATATACACCATCACTGTTTTGGAAAATATAGGTATGATTTTGGTCATCAGGATTAATGCTAAACTTCACACTCCCATGTATTTtttcctcagccatttgtccttcATTGATCTTTGTTACACCACCGTGATTGCACCAAAACTGTTAGATCTTCTGATAACAGAGGACAGATCTATGTCCTTGAAAGGATGCATAATCCAGTTTTATTTTGGCTGCACTTGTGTGGTGGCCCAAACCTTCATGCTGGCAGTCATGGCCTATGATCGATTTGTAGCCATCTGTAACCCTCTGCTCTATACTGTGGCTATGTCTCGTCGGCTCTGTGCTCTTCTAGTAACTGGAACTTATCTATGGAGTGGgctttgtgccaccacactcacaTATTTTCTTTTGGCACTATCTTACTGTAAATCGACCATCATTAACCACTTTTGCTGTGAGTACTCTGCCATTCTCTCTGCAGCCTGTTCTGATTCTTCCTTCAGCCAGCTGGCATGCTTGCTAGTTTGTATGTTCAATGAGATTTGCAGTCTCCTGATCATCATCGTCTCCTACGTTGTCATCTTTGTCACTGTCATCAAAATTCCTACCAAAGGAGCACTCCAAAAAGCCTTGTCCACCTGTGCCCCCCACCTGACGGCCATCTCCTTCTGCCATGGTATCATTCTCCTTCTGTACTGTGTGCTCAAGTCAAAGAGCTCACTGCTCCTGGTTAAGATAGTCACTGTGTTTTACAGCATGGTCATCCCCATGCTGAATCCTCTTATTTACAGCCTAAGAAATAAGGATGTAAAGGAGACTTTGAGAAAGTTAATCCATGTAAAAATCCTTTCTCACTCATAg